The following is a genomic window from Hymenobacter sp. APR13.
CCAATGGCAGCGTGGATGCCGCCTATACCGCCGCCAGCATCATCACGCAGGGCTACCCGACGGAGGTGGTGCTGCAGCCTGATGGCAAAGCCCTGGTGGCCGGTCGGTTCGCGTCTTATGATGGCCAGCCGGTAACGTCATTGGTGCGGGTGGAAAGCTCCGGCATGCGCGACGCCGGCTTTGTGTCCCCACTGGCCCGCATTGCAGGCTTAAATACCAACTTCATCACCAACCTGGCGCTGCAGCCTGATGGTGGGGTGCTGGTAGCGGGCAATCTGGCGGTGCCGGGCAGCTCCGGCACTACGTTTCGCTCGTTTCAGCGGCTGCTGCCCAATGGCAGTATCGACAATTCGTTTCAGCCGCCGGCCAACTTCAGCCCAACGGCCCTGCTGGTGCAGCCCGATGGCCGCATTGTGGTGGGCAGCTACCAGAACCCGGTAGTGCAGCGGCTGCTCCCCAACGGCAGCACCGACCCGTCCTTCGCGGCCGTGGCGTCGGGCAGCCAGTCCTTTGCCATCAACGGCCTGCGCCGCTACCCCGATGGCCGACTGCTGGTGTTCGGGTATTTCGATCAGCTGGGTGGAGTTCCGGCCAGCTCGGTGGCCCGGTTGTCTGCCACCGGCATTCTCGACCCCACCTTCAGCGCCTCCATTGCGGGCAATATCGTGGTGCTAAACGCGGCGGCCATTCAGCCCAATAACCGCATTTTGGTGGGCGGAACAGTCTTCAGCCCCAGCGCCAACACGTCGGGTCTGGTGCGCCTGCTGCCCGACGGCAGCACCGATGCCTCGTTCAGCTCGCCGCTGGGCCCCGATGATCTGGTGCTGGCGCTGGCCGTGCAGCCCGGTGGCGCCCTGCTGGTGGGCGGCCAGTTTTCGCCCATAGGCAGCAATCAGCCCAACTACGCCCTGGCCCGTCTGCTCGATGCCAACGTGCTGAACGCCGGCGCCTCGCGGCAGGCGCCGCGCACCGAGGCGTGGCCAGTGCCGGCGCACGACCAGCTGCACCTGCGCCTCGACGCCGCCAGCCGCCCCGAGCAGGTAGCGCTGCACGACGCCCTTGGCCGCGTGGTGATGAGCCGGCCGGTGTCGGTGAATGAGGCAACGCTGAGCCTGGATGTTGCCGCGCTGCCGGCCGGGACATACGTGCTGAAAGTGCGCTACGCCGCCGGCGGTACGTTTGTGCGGCGGGTGGTGAAAAACTAAGCACGCAGAGCAGGTTTGGGGTTGGCGGATAGATGCAGGAGAAGAGAAATCAGGGACGCGGGGTGATTGTGCGGGAGCCTTTACCTTTGGACGGTTGTTCATTCCATACCCAATCAGCCTTTCATTCTCTACAAGTGCCCCGACCCAAACCCGTCATCTACGGCCTGTACCCCTGGACGCCCGACTTCGGCTTCAGTTATATTCATCCTGCCAACCGCCGCTCGTTTGAGTGGCTGGAACCGGTGGGCAAGCTGTTCGAGAAAATAGCAGAAGACGAAGACGGCGAGTGGATTACGCTGCGCTACGACGAGCAGCAGTTTCTGGTGCGGCCCGAGCTGTTCCGGGAGCTGCACCTGCGCCGCCCGGCCTTCAGCTTCGGCGACGCCGTGGAGGAAGTGCAGCCCGAGCCTGGCCGCTACCGCCACTTCGGCGTGGTGAGCGACGTATTCTGGGATGAGCAGTCGGACACGGCCAGCTACCAGATTGTGGAGCGCAAGCGCAAGCTGCCCCGCATCTTCCGCGCCGACGAGCTGCGGCCGGATTAAGCCGGGGGCTGTCATTGCGGCCACTGTCATTGCGAGGAGGCACGACCAAGCACTTCCTCTCTTGCTCTAGGCTACCCTAAGCGGAAAGCCCTCCGGCAGTAGTGTGCTACACTAACGCCGGAGGGCTTTGCTGTAAGGAAAGTGTATGCCACGAGAGGAAGGATTGCTTCGTCCTCGCAATGACAGCGCCGCTGCTACAGTCCCACGGCAATACCCACCATCACGGCGGTGGCGCCCAGGGCCAGCAGCAGCAGGTAGAGCGGCAGCACAAACTTCCACCACTGGTCGAAGCGCACGCCGCAAGCTGCCACGATGGCCATGAGGGCACCGTTGGTGGGCGTGATTAGCTCGCAGAGGCCGGCGCCGTACTGGTAGGCCAGCACCGTTACCTGGCGCGAGAGGCCGATGAGGTCGGAGAGGGGCACCAGCAGCGGCATGGTGAGCACGGCTTGGCCGCTTACGCTGGGCACCGGCAGGTGCAGGGCGGTGTGCACGCCCATCATGCCCAGGGCCGAGAGCGTAACCGGCAGCCCCGCCAGCGGCGCCGACAGCGCATTGACGATGGTATCGACGATCTGGCCCTGTTCCAGCACCACGAAAATGGCGCGGGCAAACCCGATGAGCAGCGCCGAGAAGGCAATGTCGCGGAAGCCAGCCAGGAAGCCTTCGGCCGTGCCCGTGAAACCCAGGCCGCCGATGAGGCCGGCCACTACGCCCAGCCCGAAAAACAGGGCTGCCATCTGCTCGAAATCCCAGCCTAGCTTGAGCACGCCGTAGGCGAAGAAGGCAAAGGCCGCGAACAGCAGCAGCAGTACTAGGCCGTGGTTGCGGCCTTCCGCCAGCGCGGCCGGGTCGGCGGCGGCGTTGGTTTCGGGCTGCACGCGGTGGCGCAGGGCGTAGCGCACGGTGCCCGCAATCCAGATGGCCAGGGCCAGCACCAGAAACGCCAGTCGGAAGCCCCCGCCCGACAGCAGCGGCAGCTGCGCCAGCTTCTGGGCAATGCCCACCTGAAACGGATTCAGGGGGCTGAAGGCCGCGCCCACTGCCGCCGAGCCAATGCTGACGGCCGCCGCCGTGAGGGCCGGGTAGCCGATGCGGCGCATCAGAATCAGCAGCACCGGAATCAGTGGCACAATCTCCTCCTGCATGTTTTCGAGGGCGCCCATAGTGGCAAACAGCACCGAAATGATGGGAATCACGACGGCCTCGCGCCCCTGAAACCGGTGCAGCAGCCAGTCGACGCCGCTACGCAGGGCGCCGGTCTGGTCCACAACCGTGAAGGCGCCGCCGGCCAGAAACACCAGAAAAATGACCGAAGCGGCATCCACCATGCCTTTCGGAATGTCCACGATGGCCTGCAGCGGGCTGACGGGCGTGGCGGGCACGCGGTGGTAGGAGCCGGCCACCACCACGTCGCGGCCGGTGGCGGCATCGGGGTGGCGGCTGAACACGCCGGTTGGCAGCACGTAGCTCAGCAGGCAAGCCAGCAGAATAAACCCCACCAGTAGCACCAGCGGATGCGGGAAGCGTATCGTTTTCATGCCGCGAAGGTAAGGTGGGAGGGAATGAAGTGATGAAGTGATGGGGGGATGAGGTGAATGGTGCGTCATGCAGAGGCGCAGCCGAAGCATCTCGCGTGGGCCTCACCCCCCCGGCCCCCTCTCCCGTGGAGAGGGGGAGTCAGGCGAATTTTCTCAGGCGACACCCGAATTTTTCTTAGGCGACCGTGTTTTTTGGGAGTTACTACGCTGGCGAGATTCCTCGCTCCGCTCGGAATGACGTCCTTTCTTTACCTGTCACCCCATCACCCCATCACGATTCACCTCATTCCCCCAACTTCGTATCTTCGGATTTGCCCGGCACCACATGAATCTGCGCGTCTTCAAAAAGCTTCCGATGGGCCAGCAGGCCGATCTGCTCCGGCAGCACGGCCACTTTCTGGCCGAGCGGCGTGAGGACAGCTTTGTGCTGCGGCTGTTGGCCCTCGGCGACTTCTACGCCGAAGAATGGCGGGTGCAGGGTGAGGACCACTTGCTGTTCATTCACCTGTTTCAGCACCCCGGCGGCCTGAGCGAGTACCTGCGCCACATCCGGCTGCCGCAGCCGCTGTAGCGGCCGCACTGCCCTGCCTATTCGCAGCCGGCTATATTGAGGAATGAAACCCTCCCGCCGTTTGCTCCCGCCGCTATTGGCCCTGGTCAAGTTCGTGTCGGGCTACGTGCTGGCTAGCCGTGCCTACGAGCTGCACCGCGACGAGTACCTCTACCTCGACTACGGCCAACACCTGGCTTGGGGCTACCTGGAGGTGCCGCCGCTCACGGCGCTGCAAAGCTGGCTCACGCTGGCGCTAGGCGGCGGCTGGGCGTGGGTGAAATTCTGGCCGATTCTGTGGGGCAGCCTCACGGTGCTGCTGCTGGGGCGGCTGGTGCTGAAACTGGGCGGCGGTGCCTGGGCGGTGGCGCTGGTCAGCATCGGCTACATGGTGGCGGCCTATGCGCGGCTCAACTTCCTGTTTCAGCCCAACGCGTTTGAGGTGCTGGCTTTCACGGCGGCCGGCTACGCGCTGGTGCGGCACCTGCAAACCCACCGCCCCGGCTACCTCTACGCCTTGGGCGCCGCCGTTGGGCTGGGGCTGCTGAACAAGTACACCACGCTGTTTTAT
Proteins encoded in this region:
- a CDS encoding DUF6960 family protein — encoded protein: MPRPKPVIYGLYPWTPDFGFSYIHPANRRSFEWLEPVGKLFEKIAEDEDGEWITLRYDEQQFLVRPELFRELHLRRPAFSFGDAVEEVQPEPGRYRHFGVVSDVFWDEQSDTASYQIVERKRKLPRIFRADELRPD
- a CDS encoding YfcC family protein, coding for MKTIRFPHPLVLLVGFILLACLLSYVLPTGVFSRHPDAATGRDVVVAGSYHRVPATPVSPLQAIVDIPKGMVDAASVIFLVFLAGGAFTVVDQTGALRSGVDWLLHRFQGREAVVIPIISVLFATMGALENMQEEIVPLIPVLLILMRRIGYPALTAAAVSIGSAAVGAAFSPLNPFQVGIAQKLAQLPLLSGGGFRLAFLVLALAIWIAGTVRYALRHRVQPETNAAADPAALAEGRNHGLVLLLLFAAFAFFAYGVLKLGWDFEQMAALFFGLGVVAGLIGGLGFTGTAEGFLAGFRDIAFSALLIGFARAIFVVLEQGQIVDTIVNALSAPLAGLPVTLSALGMMGVHTALHLPVPSVSGQAVLTMPLLVPLSDLIGLSRQVTVLAYQYGAGLCELITPTNGALMAIVAACGVRFDQWWKFVLPLYLLLLALGATAVMVGIAVGL